A genomic window from Dehalobacter sp. 12DCB1 includes:
- a CDS encoding Crp/Fnr family transcriptional regulator, giving the protein MGKIMNDHYILPQNFYPMLKLRDYLHLGITRNYRKGESIVFPGETIDSVILVLSGKLGISFMHEDGKQKFMYHADPYTFIDEALGIFTSSYVHVFSEEDSSVCFFEKYQFLMILHENKELLLEFITCFSSKRCYFMHEASEAVLYKPSVRILRFFYLLCSTQGKLADNVYEIDVKISQREISEMTGVHFITVNKILRYLKKENILNKTRSKIIIYDLPQLKALIEDWINH; this is encoded by the coding sequence ATGGGAAAAATAATGAATGATCATTATATTTTACCCCAAAATTTTTATCCAATGTTGAAATTGCGCGATTACCTTCACTTGGGAATCACCCGTAATTATCGCAAAGGAGAATCCATCGTCTTCCCTGGAGAAACCATTGATAGTGTCATCTTAGTACTTTCGGGAAAATTGGGTATCAGCTTCATGCATGAGGATGGAAAGCAAAAATTTATGTATCATGCGGATCCGTACACTTTCATAGATGAAGCCCTTGGCATATTTACAAGCTCTTATGTTCATGTTTTTTCGGAGGAAGATAGCAGCGTCTGTTTTTTTGAAAAATATCAATTCCTTATGATCCTTCATGAGAACAAAGAATTACTTTTGGAATTTATTACGTGTTTTTCATCCAAACGTTGTTATTTCATGCATGAGGCTAGTGAGGCGGTTCTTTATAAGCCATCCGTCAGGATTTTACGATTTTTTTATTTACTCTGCAGTACACAAGGGAAATTGGCTGATAATGTTTATGAAATCGATGTGAAAATATCTCAAAGAGAAATTTCTGAAATGACAGGGGTTCACTTTATAACGGTCAATAAGATTTTAAGATATCTAAAAAAAGAAAATATTTTAAACAAAACAAGGAGTAAAATTATCATTTATGACTTACCACAACTAAAAGCTTTGATTGAGGATTGGATCAATCATTAA
- a CDS encoding dehalogenase, producing MSTFLIFLAGILFLAGILFLKSRAKKEKNWQTTLVWALYVIWFLITCMGISFVYINASVGHVKATSTAIFLFGGISVVLAVVLARILGFIGIKSKTKESLQA from the coding sequence ATGAGTACATTCTTAATTTTTTTAGCGGGGATTCTTTTTTTAGCCGGTATCCTTTTTCTCAAATCGCGTGCCAAAAAAGAAAAAAATTGGCAGACCACGCTGGTTTGGGCATTATATGTAATTTGGTTTTTAATCACATGCATGGGGATCTCATTTGTTTACATTAATGCCAGCGTAGGACATGTCAAGGCAACAAGCACAGCGATTTTCCTGTTTGGAGGAATTTCAGTGGTATTGGCCGTTGTGCTGGCCCGCATATTAGGTTTTATCGGCATAAAGAGTAAGACAAAAGAGTCATTACAGGCTTAA
- a CDS encoding reductive dehalogenase, whose protein sequence is MSGISENGKKETKPQFQVNRRGFLKTGAAAAAMSVMGTIAAPSKVANAAIHDLSYTPAKGQWSKLRPVNHYGGATVHFVENNDQWLGTSKIVGPIKKSGEFNSGFGLATRGLLGDKAKFGLLSQGERSPLTGGIMQALGMISGDETVMGTPRKDKLPIPDPEQMSQHIKDLAYYLRADDVGIGQMPSYGYYGTKCMPPITVIAAGILPPQTPIAEVPNTEPEYPYVITVAVEQHLETYLASTGYDGISVSQSMRCYHATANIAVIMARYIRNMGYNARAHHFGNYGLTVPPALIASGLGEHTRTGDCVAHPRMGFRNKCAAVTTDLPLVADKPIDFGMLDFCRVCMKCAVECPSKAISLDKEPVEMNGYLRWNSDYKKCAVFRCSNEEGVNCGRCMKVCPWNSKENSWFHEAGLWIGSKGETASTMLKAIDDMFGYGTEIVDKYKWWLEWPELYKINMPS, encoded by the coding sequence ATGTCCGGGATTTCAGAAAATGGGAAAAAAGAAACCAAGCCGCAATTTCAAGTGAATCGCCGCGGTTTTCTTAAAACGGGGGCAGCTGCTGCCGCGATGAGTGTCATGGGGACAATCGCAGCCCCATCCAAGGTGGCAAACGCGGCTATTCATGATCTAAGCTATACACCTGCCAAAGGACAATGGTCGAAATTACGCCCTGTAAACCATTATGGCGGTGCCACGGTTCACTTTGTAGAAAATAACGATCAGTGGTTGGGAACAAGCAAAATTGTTGGGCCGATTAAAAAATCGGGAGAATTTAATTCGGGTTTCGGGCTTGCTACCAGAGGTCTACTGGGTGATAAGGCGAAATTCGGACTCCTTAGCCAGGGCGAAAGAAGTCCTTTAACGGGTGGCATAATGCAGGCTCTTGGGATGATTAGTGGAGATGAGACTGTCATGGGCACGCCGAGAAAAGATAAACTTCCTATTCCCGATCCCGAACAAATGTCCCAGCATATCAAAGATCTCGCTTATTATCTCAGGGCAGATGATGTTGGTATAGGCCAAATGCCTTCATACGGTTATTACGGCACGAAGTGTATGCCTCCCATAACTGTAATAGCTGCCGGTATCCTTCCGCCACAAACGCCGATCGCAGAAGTACCAAATACAGAACCGGAGTACCCCTATGTCATTACTGTCGCGGTTGAACAGCATTTGGAAACCTATTTGGCATCGACTGGGTATGACGGAATATCTGTAAGCCAGTCAATGCGTTGTTATCATGCCACAGCTAATATTGCCGTCATTATGGCGCGATATATTCGAAATATGGGCTATAATGCGAGAGCCCATCATTTTGGCAATTATGGTCTTACTGTTCCTCCGGCACTTATAGCTTCCGGACTGGGTGAACATACCCGTACCGGAGACTGTGTTGCTCATCCCAGAATGGGATTCCGCAACAAATGTGCTGCGGTTACCACCGATTTGCCTTTGGTTGCCGATAAACCCATTGATTTTGGAATGTTGGATTTTTGCAGGGTTTGCATGAAATGTGCTGTTGAATGTCCTTCTAAAGCTATCAGCCTAGATAAAGAGCCAGTGGAAATGAACGGCTACCTGCGATGGAACAGCGACTACAAAAAATGTGCCGTATTCCGTTGCAGTAATGAGGAAGGCGTCAACTGCGGAAGGTGTATGAAAGTCTGTCCATGGAATTCCAAAGAAAACTCCTGGTTCCATGAAGCAGGCCTGTGGATAGGCAGTAAAGGAGAAACTGCTTCAACAATGTTGAAAGCCATTGATGATATGTTCGGCTACGGGACTGAAATTGTTGATAAATACAAATGGTGGCTGGAATGGCCGGAGCTTTATAAAATTAATATGCCAAGCTAG
- a CDS encoding Sapep family Mn(2+)-dependent dipeptidase, protein MKGLKDAIDSFKEDLIHSVQDCIRIKSVSSHHDGTQKALEYYLALAHSMGFSTYNIENLGGVIEYGEGEKTYGMIVHLDTVPEGSGWKFPPFGGLIQEGKIYGRGAIDDKGPALSALYALKALKDSGSGISSECKVQIIIGIDEEGIWNTTPKLLEKIKEPDFSFVPDSKFPVVIAEKGLVWLEVKKTLSQESSGNSGITIETMQGGGQSLNIVPDYCEATLRLNDDQKTQTKKELKLFQEQTGYDISLEKNASVCKLISKGKSAHAFICNEGQNAISQLIMFLSLLELEGGQKEFIQAYAQSMAMEYYGESLGLSLEDQLTGKLTVNPGYILIDEKNINLKIDIRFPAKERLDIIKPKIERAFSIFQGNLTIIDSLESLSFPEDDPNIRRLIQVYQDSTGDTETKPLGIGGTTFSKAFKRAVAFGPTFPGMPKVEHQPDEYMEIEHLIKCTEIYALALQSLVKKE, encoded by the coding sequence ATGAAAGGGTTAAAAGATGCCATAGATTCTTTTAAAGAAGATTTGATTCATTCTGTGCAAGACTGCATTCGGATTAAAAGTGTCTCTAGCCATCACGATGGTACCCAAAAGGCCTTGGAGTATTACCTTGCCCTGGCTCATAGCATGGGATTTTCGACATATAACATAGAAAACCTGGGCGGAGTAATCGAATATGGAGAAGGGGAGAAAACCTACGGAATGATTGTTCATCTTGATACTGTCCCTGAGGGAAGCGGCTGGAAATTCCCCCCTTTCGGAGGTCTGATTCAAGAAGGAAAAATTTATGGCCGGGGCGCAATCGATGACAAAGGGCCGGCCCTCTCAGCCCTCTATGCTTTAAAAGCCTTAAAGGACTCCGGATCAGGAATTAGTTCTGAATGTAAGGTTCAGATTATTATTGGGATTGATGAAGAAGGCATTTGGAATACGACGCCTAAGTTATTAGAAAAAATTAAAGAGCCTGATTTTTCTTTTGTTCCCGATTCGAAATTCCCGGTTGTTATTGCCGAGAAGGGCCTGGTCTGGCTGGAAGTCAAGAAAACATTGAGTCAGGAATCCTCCGGCAATAGTGGGATTACGATTGAAACCATGCAAGGGGGAGGACAATCCCTCAATATTGTTCCTGATTACTGTGAAGCTACACTTAGGTTGAATGATGACCAAAAAACACAGACCAAGAAGGAGCTCAAGCTATTCCAAGAACAAACAGGATACGATATCTCTCTTGAAAAAAATGCTTCTGTTTGTAAACTTATATCCAAGGGAAAATCCGCCCATGCCTTTATCTGCAACGAAGGACAAAATGCCATTTCCCAGCTCATTATGTTTTTAAGTCTGCTGGAGCTTGAAGGCGGGCAAAAGGAGTTTATCCAAGCCTATGCCCAAAGCATGGCGATGGAATATTATGGTGAATCCCTGGGCCTCAGTCTTGAAGATCAATTGACAGGTAAACTTACTGTTAACCCAGGGTATATCCTGATTGACGAGAAGAACATTAACCTGAAGATAGATATTCGTTTCCCCGCCAAGGAGCGGCTTGACATAATCAAACCTAAAATCGAGAGAGCCTTTAGCATTTTTCAGGGAAACCTTACAATCATCGATTCACTGGAATCTTTGAGTTTCCCGGAAGATGATCCCAATATCCGTAGACTCATACAGGTCTATCAGGATTCTACTGGAGACACTGAAACAAAACCTCTGGGAATAGGCGGAACCACTTTTTCCAAAGCTTTCAAACGCGCAGTTGCCTTTGGTCCTACTTTTCCCGGAATGCCTAAAGTTGAGCACCAGCCTGATGAATATATGGAGATTGAACATCTGATCAAGTGCACTGAGATCTACGCCTTAGCACTTCAATCACTTGTCAAAAAAGAATAA
- a CDS encoding 4Fe-4S binding protein, whose product MIRKIIEIDQEKCNGCGLCVNACHEGALQLVHDKAVLVSDAYCDGLGDCLPECPTGAIQIIEREAADYNEELVKAKLTRKKEKSGCSCPGTMAAMIKKIPADQKKQDSGDIGAERPSELRQWPVQLNLINAQASYLQNADLLIAADCTAYAYASFHEKFMKDRITLIGCPKLDDNDYYTEKITEIIRINHPQSIKVVRMDVPCCSGIVRAVKTAMVQAGISVPYDEVIIDYRGTLSC is encoded by the coding sequence ATGATTAGAAAGATCATCGAAATCGATCAGGAAAAGTGCAATGGCTGCGGACTGTGTGTAAACGCCTGTCATGAAGGCGCGTTGCAGCTTGTTCATGATAAAGCCGTTCTGGTCAGTGATGCATATTGTGACGGACTCGGCGACTGCCTGCCGGAATGTCCGACAGGTGCAATTCAGATTATCGAAAGAGAAGCCGCAGACTATAATGAAGAGCTGGTTAAAGCGAAACTCACCCGAAAGAAAGAAAAATCCGGCTGTTCCTGCCCAGGTACCATGGCCGCAATGATCAAAAAAATACCCGCTGACCAGAAAAAACAGGATTCCGGAGACATCGGGGCTGAACGCCCTTCGGAACTCAGGCAATGGCCGGTTCAGCTGAATCTGATTAACGCGCAGGCATCTTACCTGCAAAATGCTGATCTGCTGATTGCGGCGGATTGTACCGCGTATGCCTATGCTTCTTTCCATGAGAAGTTCATGAAGGACAGAATTACGCTGATCGGCTGTCCCAAACTCGATGATAATGATTATTACACGGAAAAGATCACGGAAATCATCAGAATCAATCATCCGCAGAGTATCAAGGTAGTCCGAATGGATGTACCATGTTGTTCCGGGATTGTACGGGCTGTAAAAACAGCCATGGTCCAGGCCGGCATTTCGGTGCCGTACGACGAAGTCATTATCGATTATCGGGGAACTCTATCCTGTTAA
- a CDS encoding thioesterase family protein produces the protein MEPYLISTKEIQVSYADTDMMGVIYHANYLKWFELGRCQLVEDAGYHYLDMEEAGYYAPVYQVEVTYKKAVHYGERVFVKTWVEENQGLWTVYGYKVVNGSSEVCAEGTTKHILVRKDNFKPVQFKKVFPEWFRRYEEIKKK, from the coding sequence ATGGAACCATATTTGATTTCGACAAAAGAAATCCAGGTAAGTTATGCCGACACCGATATGATGGGCGTAATCTACCACGCCAACTATCTGAAATGGTTTGAACTCGGAAGATGCCAGCTGGTCGAAGATGCCGGGTATCATTATCTGGATATGGAAGAAGCCGGGTATTATGCTCCGGTCTATCAAGTCGAAGTAACCTATAAAAAAGCGGTACACTACGGTGAGCGTGTGTTTGTGAAAACCTGGGTCGAAGAAAATCAGGGTTTGTGGACGGTATACGGCTACAAGGTTGTTAACGGCAGCAGTGAAGTCTGCGCTGAAGGAACCACGAAACATATTTTGGTCCGGAAAGACAATTTTAAGCCTGTCCAATTCAAAAAAGTATTTCCTGAATGGTTTCGCCGTTACGAAGAAATCAAAAAAAAGTAA
- a CDS encoding YdeI/OmpD-associated family protein, whose amino-acid sequence MKQKFITEIKKREGIDGAYVEIPFDVEAVFGARRVKVKATFDGVEYQGSIVRMNGVFLLGLTQAIRSKIGKRPGDLVNVEVEKDEHERTVEVPEDLLAQMQDAPNALAFFETLSYTHKKDYVLWITGAKKMETRMDRIQKVVEMLEAKKKSK is encoded by the coding sequence ATGAAACAGAAGTTTATTACGGAAATCAAAAAACGTGAAGGCATTGACGGGGCATATGTCGAAATTCCCTTTGACGTTGAGGCGGTATTTGGCGCTAGACGGGTAAAAGTAAAAGCTACCTTTGATGGGGTGGAATATCAGGGGTCAATCGTCAGAATGAATGGAGTTTTTTTGCTTGGCTTGACGCAGGCTATACGCAGTAAAATTGGGAAGCGACCCGGAGATTTGGTAAATGTCGAAGTTGAAAAAGACGAGCATGAACGTACGGTCGAGGTACCGGAAGACTTACTGGCACAGATGCAGGATGCTCCGAATGCTTTGGCATTCTTTGAGACCCTCTCGTATACGCACAAGAAAGACTATGTCCTGTGGATCACCGGTGCCAAGAAAATGGAAACCAGAATGGATCGGATTCAAAAGGTGGTTGAAATGCTGGAGGCTAAAAAGAAAAGTAAATAA